The genomic window CAGGCGGGTTCTGCCACGAGCTCGAGCAGTTCGAAGTGACCGGCGCCAGAATGCTCCCGAAGCACGACCGAGACCTCGGCGACGGCGAGGGTATGGGCGGTGAACGCAAGTCCTGGCTCGAGGTATTGCTTGCGCGTGGTTTCGCCGCGCAGATGGCGAAGGTGGCGGAGTCCTGCTGGACCGAGTTGCCAGATGGTGAGAGCTGACCCGTGCTCTATGCCGCCGATGCGCCGCTCCAGCCGGGCGACAGCATTCAGCTCTTCGAGCCGGCCCAGGATGCGGGTGGTGCCGCGGGTGGCCGAGCGAGGCGTAGTGTGCGTGCCGAACGGCTGGGCTGGCAGGTGAAGTCGTTGGAGTTGCCGGGTCGTGAGGAGCCGATATTGCTCAAGGTCCTCAAGGATGCGTAGGTCGCGGGCGGTGAGGTGCCGCCCGAGGTCCCTGACACTCGCAGCGCTCACGGCAGACCTCCTTCCCGGTCGAAGTCCGCTGCAAAGCGGCGGGAGTCCCTTGCTGAAAGTGACGAAAGCCGCCTCAAAACGGGCGGACGGGGCGGTGGGTGTTCCGGATGAAGGGAACAGCGACGGGAACATCGACGCGAACACTCCGACGTCACGAGAAGGCTCGTCATGGTCGCCTCGCCTTTTGATGTGCTCCACGCCCTTGAGTCGCGGCTGGCTCCGCGGCCTCCACGCTCGCGCCGACATGCGCTTCCGCCAGAAGCGGGAGCGCCCCGTACAGGTCACGACTCGTTGCGCGGATGGCCTCCGCTGCTCCCACCGTGGGAGGGGGTGGAAGGGTGACAGCCGAGCACCATCCTGCGGGCGTGCCACCTGCTAGTAGATGCGCGTAAATGTGGTACTTCGGGAGCGT from Agromyces aurantiacus includes these protein-coding regions:
- a CDS encoding replication-relaxation family protein, with protein sequence MSAASVRDLGRHLTARDLRILEDLEQYRLLTTRQLQRLHLPAQPFGTHTTPRSATRGTTRILGRLEELNAVARLERRIGGIEHGSALTIWQLGPAGLRHLRHLRGETTRKQYLEPGLAFTAHTLAVAEVSVVLREHSGAGHFELLELVAEPACWRPFTAAGGEVVTLKPDLLAVTADHDTETHSFIEVDLGTESVSVLIRKCRRYQQYARTGAEQIQRGLFPAVVWIVPTLKRADLLRQAITEDQMLDPDLFWIITPEQTLGQLAPYPTSATT